GGGGCTTTCCCTGCGTTTGCAAAGCGTTACATTGAAGGATACCTGATCAGGGCCATCAAAAAGGATAGACGGTTGAACGACCATTGCCAGTTAATCGAACCGGTGCTCCTCGAGGATGTGGCCCCGCACTATAAAGAAGAGTCCCTTCAGCCTGTTTACGAAATCATGAACGAGGCCGGACTCAGCTTTCGTCAGAAGACTTGGGTGGAAGAAGCTGTGATCTATGAATGTAAACCACGGGAAATTGCAGCCAGGTATAAGGTTAGTGTCGATACCGTTCACACCTGGCGGAAAGGGGCGCTCAAAAAACTTCGAAGTTTTTTTTCGTAAGGTACCCCGTTTTTGGCAGGGAGCGTTTACTTATTAGGTGAAAGGCGAAAGGAGGTGATGAGATGGGCGTTAGAGTGAATACACGGTTGGCACTGAGTTTTGTGACAGGCTTTACTCACGAGGGTGAGGAGATCGTTCGCGTCAGACAGTTTCAGAACATTAACCCGGCAGCAGAAAACAGCGGATTGTCAAAAACAGCAGAAGCACTTGCTTCCCTTCAGCAGCACGAACTGGTAAAAGTGGAACGCGGAAACACGTACGAACTGACTGGAGAATAATCCTGCCCCATTAACCCTGCACGAAAGGAGGAAATCAAATGAGCAAACGACTTGAACTGTTATTTTCCAACATGGAAGGACGCTCTGTCACACTTGCTGTGGAAGATCCGATCGAGCCGGCAAACGCTGAACTAATCAACGAAGTGATGGACGAGATTCTTAATGAGAACATCTTCATGTCAACAGGCGGACCGCTCGTATCAAAGCGCGGCGCCCGTATCGTTGAACGTACTGTTGAACAGATTGATATTGATACTGAAGAGTAATATCAGGGGCTCTATTGCCGGGGGATCTGTCCCCGGCAGTCAACTCATTGAAAAGTTTCATGAAGAAGACAGCGACTTTACACAATGCTTCAGAGAGGACGGCTCATAAGGTCAAAACACCTTGTGAACCGTTCTTTTTTTAGTAAAGGCTCTTTTTAAGTCAGGTGTTGATATACGCTCATTGCACTTTCCGCGGGGGCGCCGGTGAGCCGCCAGCAGGTTTATGCCCGCTTATTCGTTGTGTAACCGCTCGTTGCTCCCACAGGAGTATCACACATTCGCTGCAATCATTCATGCTCATTAACACAGCTTTAGTAAAAGGAGGTGAGACCATTGGAATTGGACGTGTGGATTCGCGTCATTGGAGATTACGGTTTTCCTGCTGCAGTCACCTTTTACCTGCTTTACCGGATGGAGAAGAAGCTTGATCAGATAAACCAGTCTGTGCAGCTCCTCTATCAAAAGCAGATGGGTGTGCATGTGAAAACAGACCCCTCTCTTACGGCACTTCCACCAAGAAGTAAGAGAAACTGAAAAGCCCCATCCCTCCTACACCCTGTGTGACATCCTTCACGCAGGGTCTTCATGCAGGCCT
This DNA window, taken from Alteribacter keqinensis, encodes the following:
- a CDS encoding sigma-70 family RNA polymerase sigma factor, which gives rise to MYDADFEVVYEKYEPLIFSLLKKFRLHFDQEEYVQIARVALFHAWRRFDPDMGAFPAFAKRYIEGYLIRAIKKDRRLNDHCQLIEPVLLEDVAPHYKEESLQPVYEIMNEAGLSFRQKTWVEEAVIYECKPREIAARYKVSVDTVHTWRKGALKKLRSFFS
- a CDS encoding DUF1659 domain-containing protein; its protein translation is MGVRVNTRLALSFVTGFTHEGEEIVRVRQFQNINPAAENSGLSKTAEALASLQQHELVKVERGNTYELTGE
- a CDS encoding DUF2922 domain-containing protein — protein: MSKRLELLFSNMEGRSVTLAVEDPIEPANAELINEVMDEILNENIFMSTGGPLVSKRGARIVERTVEQIDIDTEE
- a CDS encoding YvrJ family protein, which encodes MELDVWIRVIGDYGFPAAVTFYLLYRMEKKLDQINQSVQLLYQKQMGVHVKTDPSLTALPPRSKRN